From candidate division KSB1 bacterium, a single genomic window includes:
- the rplU gene encoding 50S ribosomal protein L21 — protein MYAIIDIAGKQFKVSNKDNILVPKVVGEVGKSVEFDRVLLVSDQGKVSVGQPTLKDATVKAKILSFERGKKVIVYKKKRRKGFEVKRGHRQDYTKLEIQSIAASKSKEESKEAK, from the coding sequence ATGTATGCGATTATAGATATAGCAGGTAAGCAATTTAAGGTTAGCAATAAGGACAACATCCTGGTTCCGAAAGTAGTCGGCGAAGTTGGCAAAAGCGTTGAGTTCGACAGGGTTTTGCTTGTTTCTGACCAGGGTAAGGTTTCCGTTGGCCAGCCAACTCTCAAGGACGCAACGGTTAAAGCAAAGATATTAAGCTTTGAGCGCGGGAAGAAAGTCATTGTTTATAAGAAGAAAAGACGTAAAGGCTTTGAAGTCAAAAGGGGGCATAGACAGGATTATACTAAATTGGAAATTCAGAGCATAGCGGCCAGTAAGAGCAAGGAAGAATCGAAGGAGGCAAAGTAA